A single genomic interval of Streptomyces sp. 1222.5 harbors:
- a CDS encoding DUF1206 domain-containing protein, producing MAVAARSGFAARGLIYVLVGVIALQIAFAGDGGGQQADRGGALGELADKPFGSVLLWVVGIALAGMGLWRLSEAVFGGTGPDGSKLSKRAANAGRSVFYAFLSYSVLSYAAGARGSGSGSSDKQSDDVTAMVLKWPAGQWLVGVAGLVVVGAGLWIAFRAVQRKFREDLRTGEMSKRTRQVTDFLGVTGGSARGLVFAVAGVFAVVAAVQHRPGKAKGMDDTLRAFRDLPAGPWLLALIALGLAAFGLFSWCNARWRKI from the coding sequence ATGGCGGTGGCGGCCCGGTCGGGATTCGCGGCACGCGGGCTGATCTACGTACTCGTGGGTGTCATCGCGCTCCAGATCGCCTTCGCCGGGGACGGCGGCGGCCAGCAGGCCGACCGCGGCGGTGCCCTCGGCGAGCTGGCCGACAAGCCGTTCGGGTCGGTACTGCTGTGGGTCGTGGGCATCGCGCTCGCCGGCATGGGGCTGTGGCGCCTGTCGGAGGCCGTGTTCGGCGGGACGGGACCGGACGGTTCCAAGCTGTCGAAGCGCGCGGCCAACGCCGGCCGGTCCGTGTTCTACGCCTTCCTGTCGTACTCGGTGCTGAGTTACGCGGCCGGGGCCCGGGGCAGCGGCAGCGGCTCCTCGGACAAGCAGTCCGACGACGTCACCGCCATGGTGCTCAAGTGGCCGGCGGGCCAGTGGCTCGTCGGTGTGGCGGGGCTCGTCGTGGTGGGCGCCGGCCTGTGGATCGCGTTCCGGGCGGTGCAGCGGAAGTTCCGGGAGGACCTGCGCACCGGGGAGATGTCGAAGCGGACCAGGCAGGTGACCGACTTCCTGGGCGTCACGGGCGGGTCGGCGCGCGGCCTCGTCTTCGCGGTGGCCGGCGTCTTCGCTGTCGTCGCGGCCGTCCAGCACCGGCCGGGCAAGGCCAAGGGCATGGACGACACCCTGCGCGCGTTCCGGGATCTGCCCGCCGGCCCCTGGCTGCTCGCCCTGATCGCGCTCGGTCTGGCCGCGTTCGGGCTCTTCTCGTGGTGCAACGCGCGCTGGCGGAAGATCTGA